One part of the Eucalyptus grandis isolate ANBG69807.140 chromosome 10, ASM1654582v1, whole genome shotgun sequence genome encodes these proteins:
- the LOC104422659 gene encoding glycerol-3-phosphate dehydrogenase [NAD(+)] isoform X2: MAPAQELPPETEAVQLGDAAEKSRVTVVGSGNWGSVAAKLIASNTLRLPSFHDEVRMWVFEEILPSGEKLTDVINSTNENVKYLPGIKLGNNVVADPDLENAVKDANMLVFVTPHQFVEGICKRLVGKVKEGVEAISLIKGMEVKMEGPCMISSLISEQLGINCCVLMGANIANEIAVEKFSEATVGYRENREIAEKWVKLFSTPYFMVSPVQDVEGVELCGTLKNVVAIAAGFVDGLEMGNNTKAAIMRIGLREMKAFSKLLFPSVKDTTFFESCGVADLITTCLGGRNRKVAEAFAKNGGKRSFDELEAEMLQGQKLQGVSTARELYEVLSHRGWLELFPLFATVHEISSGRLLPSAIVEYNR, from the exons ATGGCGCCTGCCCAAGAACTGCCGCCGGAGACGGAGGCCGTGCAGCTCGGGGACGCCGCCGAGAAGTCCAGGGTCACCGTCGTCGGCAGCGGCAACTGGGGCAGCGTCGCCGCCAAGCTCATTGCGTCCAACACCCTCAGGCTCCCTTCCTTTCACG ATGAAGTGAGGATGTGGGTATTTGAGGAGATTTTGCCGAGTGGGGAGAAACTCACCGATGTCATCAACAGTACCAAT GAAAATGTTAAGTATCTCCCCGGAATTAAGCTTGGCAACAATGTCGTTGCAGACCCAGACCTCGAAAACGCAG TAAAGGATGCAAACATGTTGGTGTTCGTGACCCCGCATCAATTTGTGGAGGGGATATGCAAGAGGCTTGTTGGGAAGGTGAAGGAGGGTGTGGAGGCTATTTCGCTCATCAAGGGGATGGAGGTCAAAATGGAAGGGCCATGCATGATCTCGAGTCTGATCTCGGAGCAGCTTGGGATCAACTGCTGTGTTCTTATGGGAGCCAACATTGCGAATGAG ATTGCTGTGGAAAAGTTCAGCGAAGCAACAGTGGGATATAGAGAGAACAGAGAGATTGCAGAGAAGTGGGTTAAACTTTTTAGCACTCCATACTTCATGGTCTCACCT GTCCAAGATGTGGAAGGTGTTGAATTATGTGGGACACTGAAGAATGTTGTGGCAATAGCAGCAG GTTTTGTAGACGGTTTGGAGATGGGAAACAACACAAAG GCTGCAATAATGAGGATTGGTCTAAGAGAGATGAAGGCCTTTTCGAAACTTTTGTTTCCATCCGTCAAGGATACCACCTTCTTCGAGAGCTGTGGCGTGGCTGATCTCATTACAACTTGTT TGGGAGGAAGGAACAGGAAAGTCGCAGAGGCTTTTGCCAAGAATGGGGGGAAAAG GTCTTTCGATGAGCTTGAAGCAGAGATGCTGCAGGGACAGAAATTACAG GGCGTGTCCACAGCAAGAGAGCTTTACGAGGTTCTGAGCCACCGTGGGTGGCTAGAGCTGTTCCCACTGTTCGCAACAGTGCATGAGATAAGCAGCGGGCGTCTCCTGCCATCGGCCATCGTCGAGTACA ATAGGTGA
- the LOC104422663 gene encoding uncharacterized membrane protein At3g27390 isoform X2 has protein sequence MEPPRGVLTSLWNFICFLPYFNGLLLLGAIKGIIFCPMACLILTVGNSGITLGLWPVHAFWTCYSVFRAKQLGPILKLILFICIPAPLIVWPVVAIAGSFLGGAAYGFFSPIFATFEAIGEGKTDKFFHCFHDGTWSTIQRSFTIVRDFRDCCFYSYFSIMDDLRLQEPPERKYYEIRVLYLPGAILAGVVGFIVDMPMISLIALCKSPYMLFKGWHRLFHDLIGREGPFLETICVPFAGLAIILWPLAVVGAVLGSIVSSIILGTYAGVVTYQESSLWLGLCYIIAALSIYDEYSNDILDMPEGSLFPRLKYRRNPQLARTSSLATSFAGPGSTRNPPSRAVSFKNPVIDLKPLELLRYIFKEIQCHGERMVSEGLITPQDIEDAKSDSGSRVLSTGLPAYCIFQTLLRSAKANCAGILLCDDVVELTVTNRPKDVFFDWFLNPLLIIKDQIKAENLTSDEDDYLGKLVLLSGDPVRLRNSSIGSPPESELKRAELDGLARRLQGITKSISRYPTFRRHFDTLVKILSEDLAKKNFESKSTKGEPQKFTKSRSLFVRLLSQKSFKSKTKDPGSGQEPEQVAARDIEVV, from the exons ATGGAGCCTCCGAGGGGAGTTCTTACTTCGCTATGGAATTTCATTTGCTTCTTGCCTTACTTCAACGGGCTTTTATTGCTGGGCGCTATTAAAG gtATCATTTTCTGCCCTATGGCATGTCTAATCTTGACCGTCGGAAATTCTGGTATCACATTGGGTCTTTGGCCTGTGCATGCCTTCTGGACGTGCTATTCTGTTTTCAG AGCTAAACAATTAGGTCCCATCTTGAAGCTCATTCTCTTCATATGCATACCTGCTCCCTTAATTGTGTGGCCGGTAGTTGCAATCGCTGGAAGTTTCTTAGGTGGAGCTGCATATGGCTTTTTCTCACCAATATTTGCCACTTTTGAAGCAATTGGAGAAGGAAAGACCGATAAATTTTTCCACTGCTTTCAT GATGGAACTTGGAGCACTATACAAAGGAGCTTCACAATTGTCAGAGACTTTCGGGATTGTTGCTTCTATTCCTACTTCTCAATTATGGATGACTTGCGGCTTCAAGAACCTCCAGAAAGGAAATACTATGAGATTAG AGTGTTATATCTTCCTGGTGCTATTCTAGCAGGAGTCGTTGGCTTCATAGTTGACATGCCTATGATTTCACTAATTGCCCTGTGCAAAAGCCCTTACATGCTCTTCAAGGGTTGGCATCGTCTCTTCCACGATCTCATTGGTCGTGAAGGCCCTTTCCTGGAAACAATATGTGTTCCATTTGCGGGCCTAGCTATCATACTCTGGCCATTGGCTGTTGTTGGAGCAGTCCTGGGATCCATCGTGTCAAGTATAATTCTCGGCACCTATGCTGGGGTTGTCACTTATCAG GAATCTTCATTGTGGTTGGGGCTTTGCTACATTATTGCGGCCCTTTCCATTTACGACGAGTACAGCAATGACATTCTTGATATGCCAGAAGGGTCCTTGTTTCCTAG ACTGAAGTATAGGAGGAATCCCCAGCTAGCAAGGACCAGCTCTTTAGCGACCTCTTTTGCTGGGCCCGGTTCTACTAGGAATCCTCCATCTCGTGCAGTTTCATTTAAAAATCCCGTGATTGATTTGAAGCCACTGGag TTGCTTCGTTACATATTCAAAGAGATTCAATGCCATGGAGAGCGCATGGTCTCTGAAGGACTGATAACACCCCAAGATATTGAAGATGCGAAGTCGGATAGCGGCAGCCGAGTGCTTAGCACGGGCTTGCCAGCTTATTGCATTTTCCAAACCCTCTTGCGATCAGCCAAAGCTAATTGTGCAGGAATCTTGCTGT GCGATGATGTTGTGGAGCTGACTGTTACAAACAGACccaaagatgtcttcttcgattGGTTTCTGAATCCCCTTTTAATCATCAAAGACCAGATCAAAGCTGAAAACCTTACCAGCGATGAAGATGACTATTTAGGCAAGCTTGTCTTGTTAAGTGGTGATCCTGTGAGgttaagaaattcatcaattgGCTCGCCTCCAGAATCTGAGCTCAAAAGAGCTGAACTTGATGGATTAGCTCGAAG GCTTCAAGGAATTACCAAGTCAATTTCAAGGTATCCAACTTTTAGGCGTCATTTTGACACTCTTGTGAAGATTTTGTCTGAAGATCTTGCAAAGAAGAATTTTGAAAGCAAATCGACCAAAGGTGAGCCCCAAAAGTTTACAAAGTCAAGGAGTCTCTTTGTCCGTTTGCTCAGCCAAAAGTCCTTCAAGAGCAAAACAAAGGATCCTGGTTCTGGTCAAGAGCCAGAACAGGTCGCTGCGCGAGACATTGAAGTGGTGTGA
- the LOC104422659 gene encoding glycerol-3-phosphate dehydrogenase [NAD(+)] isoform X1, producing the protein MAPAQELPPETEAVQLGDAAEKSRVTVVGSGNWGSVAAKLIASNTLRLPSFHDEVRMWVFEEILPSGEKLTDVINSTNENVKYLPGIKLGNNVVADPDLENAVKDANMLVFVTPHQFVEGICKRLVGKVKEGVEAISLIKGMEVKMEGPCMISSLISEQLGINCCVLMGANIANEIAVEKFSEATVGYRENREIAEKWVKLFSTPYFMVSPVQDVEGVELCGTLKNVVAIAAGFVDGLEMGNNTKAAIMRIGLREMKAFSKLLFPSVKDTTFFESCGVADLITTCLGGRNRKVAEAFAKNGGKRSFDELEAEMLQGQKLQGVSTARELYEVLSHRGWLELFPLFATVHEISSGRLLPSAIVEYSEHKPNFSLVQGSAQYY; encoded by the exons ATGGCGCCTGCCCAAGAACTGCCGCCGGAGACGGAGGCCGTGCAGCTCGGGGACGCCGCCGAGAAGTCCAGGGTCACCGTCGTCGGCAGCGGCAACTGGGGCAGCGTCGCCGCCAAGCTCATTGCGTCCAACACCCTCAGGCTCCCTTCCTTTCACG ATGAAGTGAGGATGTGGGTATTTGAGGAGATTTTGCCGAGTGGGGAGAAACTCACCGATGTCATCAACAGTACCAAT GAAAATGTTAAGTATCTCCCCGGAATTAAGCTTGGCAACAATGTCGTTGCAGACCCAGACCTCGAAAACGCAG TAAAGGATGCAAACATGTTGGTGTTCGTGACCCCGCATCAATTTGTGGAGGGGATATGCAAGAGGCTTGTTGGGAAGGTGAAGGAGGGTGTGGAGGCTATTTCGCTCATCAAGGGGATGGAGGTCAAAATGGAAGGGCCATGCATGATCTCGAGTCTGATCTCGGAGCAGCTTGGGATCAACTGCTGTGTTCTTATGGGAGCCAACATTGCGAATGAG ATTGCTGTGGAAAAGTTCAGCGAAGCAACAGTGGGATATAGAGAGAACAGAGAGATTGCAGAGAAGTGGGTTAAACTTTTTAGCACTCCATACTTCATGGTCTCACCT GTCCAAGATGTGGAAGGTGTTGAATTATGTGGGACACTGAAGAATGTTGTGGCAATAGCAGCAG GTTTTGTAGACGGTTTGGAGATGGGAAACAACACAAAG GCTGCAATAATGAGGATTGGTCTAAGAGAGATGAAGGCCTTTTCGAAACTTTTGTTTCCATCCGTCAAGGATACCACCTTCTTCGAGAGCTGTGGCGTGGCTGATCTCATTACAACTTGTT TGGGAGGAAGGAACAGGAAAGTCGCAGAGGCTTTTGCCAAGAATGGGGGGAAAAG GTCTTTCGATGAGCTTGAAGCAGAGATGCTGCAGGGACAGAAATTACAG GGCGTGTCCACAGCAAGAGAGCTTTACGAGGTTCTGAGCCACCGTGGGTGGCTAGAGCTGTTCCCACTGTTCGCAACAGTGCATGAGATAAGCAGCGGGCGTCTCCTGCCATCGGCCATCGTCGAGTACAGTGAGCACAAGCCTAACTTTTCCCTGGTACAAGGCTCTGCTCAGTATTACTAA
- the LOC104422662 gene encoding LOW QUALITY PROTEIN: protein LOW PHOTOSYNTHETIC EFFICIENCY 1, chloroplastic (The sequence of the model RefSeq protein was modified relative to this genomic sequence to represent the inferred CDS: inserted 2 bases in 1 codon) has product MQTLGVCSWKGENFGCALSDAFCAKRSRKRRLLGNLVGYGRVSGLWIVLNGSSSDGSGVCSGNSRFLGATLFCGYTSTAVFRKPKKCSFGTSFALAWALEQQEIRSEFSDGNSNTINSELRETEIVKSDSFCIDGGNATGDNIDEEEKVVDGQNDGGVGEEDCSRVDVRSLAWSLRLAKTADDVEEVLKDKGVLPLQVFSTMIRGFGKDKRIDPALAVMEWLKRKKEETNGVIYPNLFIYNSLLGAIKQSEQFGELHRVMDYMSHDGVVPNVVTYNTLMAIYLEQGQTIEALNVLEEIRRVGLVPSAVSYSTALLAYRRMEDGIGALRFFTELKEKYLKGEVGKDDNEDWEKEFVKLENFTVRVCYQVMRRWLVKRENSSQKVMKLLSDMDRAGLQHGRAELERLLWACTREDHYVVAKELYTRIRERHSEISLSVCNHLIWLMGKAKRWWAALEIYEDLLDKGPKPNNLSYELIMSHFNILLTAARRKGIWKWGVRLINKMEDKGLKPGSREWNAVLVACSKASEASTAIQIFKRMIEKGEKPTIISYGALLSALEKGKLYDEALKVWDHMIKVGVEPNLYAYTIMASILTGQGKFKMVDAVIKEMSSLGIDPTVVTYNAIISGCARNGMGSAAYEWFHRMKVQNVPPNEVTYEMLIEALARDGKPRLAYELYLRAHNEGLNLSTKAYDAVVSSSQVYGATIDMSVLGPRPPKKPKXFKFLKSLSEFCEEPYSIRGKPFSIGRKLTPDSQEKLGPGRAA; this is encoded by the exons ATGCAAACTTTGGGCGTGTGTTCATGGAAAGGTGAAAACTTTGGGTGTGCTCTTTCTGATGCATTCTGTGCTAAAAGGAGTAGGAAGAGGAGGCTTCTTGGTAATCTTGTTGGGTATGGTAGGGTTTCTGGTTTGTGGATAGTTTTGAATGGTTCATCCTCTGACGGAAGTGGAGTCTGTTCTGGGAATTCAAGATTTTTGGGAGCGACATTGTTCTGTGGCTACACTAGCACCGCAGTCTTTCGCAAGCCTAAGAAATGTTCTTTTGGCACCTCGTTTGCATTGGCTTGGGCGTTGGAGCAACAAGAAATTAGGAGTGAATTCAGTGATGGAAATTCAAATACAATCAACAGCGAGCTTCGAGAAACCGAGATTGTGAAATCTGACAGCTTTTGCATAGACGGAGGGAATGCCACTGGAGATAATattgatgaggaagagaaggttGTTGATGGCCAAAACGATGGAGGAGTTGGGGAAGAAGATTGTTCAAGGGTGGATGTTCGCTCTTTGGCCTGGAGCTTGCGGCTCGCGAAAACTGCAGATGATGTAGAGGAGGTCCTCAAGGACAAGGGTGTATTGCCCCTTCAGGTGTTCTCTACCATGATTAGAGGTTTCGGGAAAGACAAAAGAATTGATCCTGCGTTGGCTGTTATGGAGTGGCttaagaggaagaaggaagagactAATGGTGTGATATATCCAAATCTCTTCATCTATAATAGCCTTTTAGGTGCTATAAAACAGTCTGAACAGTTTGGCGAGCTGCATAGGGTCATGGACTACATGTCCCACGATGGTGTGGTTCCAAATGTCGTGACGTATAATACTCTGATGGCAATTTATTTGGAGCAAGGGCAAACTATTGAGGCCCTCAATGTTCTTGAAGAGATCCGGAGAGTCGGTCTCGTTCCCTCTGCAGTATCCTATTCCACTGCCTTGTTGGCTTATAGAAGAATGGAAGATGGAATTGGAGCTTTGAGGTTCTTCACTGAACTtaaggaaaaatatttgaagGGCGAGGTAGGAAAAGATGACAACGAGGATTGGGAGAAAGAATTTGTCAAGCTTGAGAATTTCACGGTTCGCGTTTGCTACCAAGTGATGAGGAGGTGGCTTGTGAAACGAGAAAACTCGAGCCAGAAAGTAATGAAGCTTCTCTCCGATATGGACAGGGCTGGGCTCCAGCATGGTCGGGCAGAGCTCGAGCGCCTCCTATGGGCTTGTACTCGTGAAGACCATTATGTTGTTGCAAAGGAATTATACACGAGAATAAGGGAGAGGCATTCGGAGATCAGCCTATCTGTGTGCAATCACTTGATTTGGCTGATGGGGAAGGCTAAGAGATGGTGGGCGGCCCTGGAGATTTACGAGGATTTGTTGGACAAGGGACCCAAGCCGAATAACTTGTCATATGAATTGATCATGTCTCATTTTAACATCTTACTAACTGCAGCTAGAAGAAAAGGGATTTGGAAATGGGGCGTTAGGTTGATCAACAAAATGGAAGACAAGGGGCTTAAACCTGGAAGCAGGGAATGGAACGCAGTACTTGTCGCCTGTTCAAAGGCTTCGGAAGCTAGTACTGCCATACAGATTTTTAAAAGGATGatagagaaaggagagaaaccAACAATCATCTCCTACGGGGCGTTGCTTAGTGCGCTCGAGAAAGGGAAGCTCTATGATGAGGCCCTCAAGGTGTGGGACCACATGATCAAGGTTGGTGTCGAGCCGAACTTGTATGCGTACACGATCATGGCTTCTATTTTGACGGGACAGGGAAAATTCAAGATGGTGGATGCTGTAATTAAGGAGATGAGTTCATTGGGGATCGATCCGACCGTCGTGACATATAATGCGATTATAAGTGGATGTGCACGGAACGGCATGGGAAGTGCAGCATATGAATGGTTTCACCGAATGAAAGTACAGAATGTACCTCCGAACGAGGTCACTTACGAGATGTTGATAGAGGCGCTCGCAAGAGACGGAAAACCGAGGCTAGCGTATGAACTGTACTTGAGGGCTCACAATGAGGGCCTGAATCTCTCCACAAAAGCTTACGATGCAGTCGTAAGTTCGTCTCAGGTTTACGGGGCTACCATAGATATGAGTGTTCTAGGACCTCGGCCTCCTAAGAAGCCGAA CTTCAAGTTTCTGAAAAGTCTATCTGAGTTCTGTGAGGAACCTTACTCTATCAGAGGCAAACCCTTTTCAATTGGAAGGAAACTTACGCCTGACTCGCAGGAGAAACTGGGACCTGGTCGGGCTGCCTAA
- the LOC104423913 gene encoding mavicyanin has product MAASALFFMMTMFVFCALQCSTVTGFDYQVGGAEGWVVPPANDSKVYNDWASENRFRPGDTLRFKYKKDSVMEVTEAEYKNCNSTRPSFFSNTGNTVYALDHSGPFYFISGVSGHCQKGQRMIVKVLSSEESEASGGSRGSSSSASSASYAAGFSKIGFLLYLLSYITSSLF; this is encoded by the exons ATGGCTGCTTCAGctcttttttttatgatgaccaTGTTCGTCTTTTGTGCTCTTCAGTGTTCCACGGTAACGGGGTTCGACTACCAAGTTGGAGGGGCCGAGGGCTGGGTCGTCCCTCCCGCGAATGATAGCAAGGTCTACAATGACTGGGCTTCCGAGAACCGGTTCCGACCGGGCGACACACTCC GCTTTAAGTATAAGAAGGATTCGGTGATGGAAGTGACCGAAGCCGAGTACAAGAACTGCAACTCCACCCGTCCAAGCTTCTTCTCCAACACCGGCAACACGGTCTATGCTCTTGACCACTCGGGGCCTTTCTACTTCATCAGTGGAGTCTCCGGCCATTGCCAGAAGGGACAGCGAATGATCGTGAAGGTGTTGTCTTCCGAGGAGTCCGAGGCAAGCGGCGGAAGTAGAGGTTCATCATCCTCCGCTTCTTCTGCTTCCTATGCTGCTGGTTTCTCTAAGATCGGGTTCCTTCTGTATCTTCTGTCCTACATCACTTCCAGTCTGTTCTAG
- the LOC104422663 gene encoding uncharacterized membrane protein At3g27390 isoform X1, with protein MEPPRGVLTSLWNFICFLPYFNGLLLLGAIKGIIFCPMACLILTVGNSGITLGLWPVHAFWTCYSVFRAKQLGPILKLILFICIPAPLIVWPVVAIAGSFLGGAAYGFFSPIFATFEAIGEGKTDKFFHCFHDGTWSTIQRSFTIVRDFRDCCFYSYFSIMDDLRLQEPPERKYYEIRVLYLPGAILAGVVGFIVDMPMISLIALCKSPYMLFKGWHRLFHDLIGREGPFLETICVPFAGLAIILWPLAVVGAVLGSIVSSIILGTYAGVVTYQESSLWLGLCYIIAALSIYDEYSNDILDMPEGSLFPRLKYRRNPQLARTSSLATSFAGPGSTRNPPSRAVSFKNPVIDLKPLELLRYIFKEIQCHGERMVSEGLITPQDIEDAKSDSGSRVLSTGLPAYCIFQTLLRSAKANCAGILLCDSAGDDVVELTVTNRPKDVFFDWFLNPLLIIKDQIKAENLTSDEDDYLGKLVLLSGDPVRLRNSSIGSPPESELKRAELDGLARRLQGITKSISRYPTFRRHFDTLVKILSEDLAKKNFESKSTKGEPQKFTKSRSLFVRLLSQKSFKSKTKDPGSGQEPEQVAARDIEVV; from the exons ATGGAGCCTCCGAGGGGAGTTCTTACTTCGCTATGGAATTTCATTTGCTTCTTGCCTTACTTCAACGGGCTTTTATTGCTGGGCGCTATTAAAG gtATCATTTTCTGCCCTATGGCATGTCTAATCTTGACCGTCGGAAATTCTGGTATCACATTGGGTCTTTGGCCTGTGCATGCCTTCTGGACGTGCTATTCTGTTTTCAG AGCTAAACAATTAGGTCCCATCTTGAAGCTCATTCTCTTCATATGCATACCTGCTCCCTTAATTGTGTGGCCGGTAGTTGCAATCGCTGGAAGTTTCTTAGGTGGAGCTGCATATGGCTTTTTCTCACCAATATTTGCCACTTTTGAAGCAATTGGAGAAGGAAAGACCGATAAATTTTTCCACTGCTTTCAT GATGGAACTTGGAGCACTATACAAAGGAGCTTCACAATTGTCAGAGACTTTCGGGATTGTTGCTTCTATTCCTACTTCTCAATTATGGATGACTTGCGGCTTCAAGAACCTCCAGAAAGGAAATACTATGAGATTAG AGTGTTATATCTTCCTGGTGCTATTCTAGCAGGAGTCGTTGGCTTCATAGTTGACATGCCTATGATTTCACTAATTGCCCTGTGCAAAAGCCCTTACATGCTCTTCAAGGGTTGGCATCGTCTCTTCCACGATCTCATTGGTCGTGAAGGCCCTTTCCTGGAAACAATATGTGTTCCATTTGCGGGCCTAGCTATCATACTCTGGCCATTGGCTGTTGTTGGAGCAGTCCTGGGATCCATCGTGTCAAGTATAATTCTCGGCACCTATGCTGGGGTTGTCACTTATCAG GAATCTTCATTGTGGTTGGGGCTTTGCTACATTATTGCGGCCCTTTCCATTTACGACGAGTACAGCAATGACATTCTTGATATGCCAGAAGGGTCCTTGTTTCCTAG ACTGAAGTATAGGAGGAATCCCCAGCTAGCAAGGACCAGCTCTTTAGCGACCTCTTTTGCTGGGCCCGGTTCTACTAGGAATCCTCCATCTCGTGCAGTTTCATTTAAAAATCCCGTGATTGATTTGAAGCCACTGGag TTGCTTCGTTACATATTCAAAGAGATTCAATGCCATGGAGAGCGCATGGTCTCTGAAGGACTGATAACACCCCAAGATATTGAAGATGCGAAGTCGGATAGCGGCAGCCGAGTGCTTAGCACGGGCTTGCCAGCTTATTGCATTTTCCAAACCCTCTTGCGATCAGCCAAAGCTAATTGTGCAGGAATCTTGCTGT GTGACAGTGCAGGCGATGATGTTGTGGAGCTGACTGTTACAAACAGACccaaagatgtcttcttcgattGGTTTCTGAATCCCCTTTTAATCATCAAAGACCAGATCAAAGCTGAAAACCTTACCAGCGATGAAGATGACTATTTAGGCAAGCTTGTCTTGTTAAGTGGTGATCCTGTGAGgttaagaaattcatcaattgGCTCGCCTCCAGAATCTGAGCTCAAAAGAGCTGAACTTGATGGATTAGCTCGAAG GCTTCAAGGAATTACCAAGTCAATTTCAAGGTATCCAACTTTTAGGCGTCATTTTGACACTCTTGTGAAGATTTTGTCTGAAGATCTTGCAAAGAAGAATTTTGAAAGCAAATCGACCAAAGGTGAGCCCCAAAAGTTTACAAAGTCAAGGAGTCTCTTTGTCCGTTTGCTCAGCCAAAAGTCCTTCAAGAGCAAAACAAAGGATCCTGGTTCTGGTCAAGAGCCAGAACAGGTCGCTGCGCGAGACATTGAAGTGGTGTGA
- the LOC104422660 gene encoding pectate lyase, which produces MGCDDNVLSLVLLFSLLVVPHLVLSAPLHDPDVVVEEVNRSINASRRNLAYLSCGTGNPIDDCWRCDPNWESNRQRLADCAIGFGKNALGGKNGQIYVVTDSGDDDPVNPRPGTLRHAVIQDEPLWIIFKRDMVIRLKNELVMNSFKTIDGRGASVHISDGPCITIHFATNIIIHGINIHDCKQSGNAMIRDSPGHYGWWTVSDGDGVSIFDSKHIWVDHCSLSNCRDGLIDANHGSTAITISNNYMTHHDKVMLLGSSDSYTRDKDMQVTVAFNHFGEGLVQRMPRCRLGYFHVVNNDYTHWEMYAIGGSASPTIYSQGNRFLAPDDRSKKEVTKHENAGEGEWKDWNWRSEGDMFLNGAFFRQSGAGASSKYARASSLSGRPSSMVASMTYTAGVLSCRKGSRC; this is translated from the exons ATGGGGTGTGACGATAATGTGCTCTCGCTTGTTCTGCTGTTCTCGCTCCTTGTCGTTCCGCATCTCGTGCTGTCTGCTCCGCTTCACGACCCCGATGTCGTGGTAGAAGAGGTCAACAG GAGCATCAATGCGTCGCGGAGGAACCTTGCCTACCTCTCATGCGGCACTGGCAACCCGATCGACGACTGCTGGCGGTGCGACCCGAACTGGGAGAGCAACCGGCAGCGCCTGGCGGACTGTGCTATCGGGTTCGGGAAGAACGCCCTCGGGGGGAAGAACGGCCAGATCTACGTCGTCACGGACTCGGGCGACGACGACCCGGTGAACCCCCGGCCAGGCACCCTGCGGCACGCGGTGATCCAGGACGAGCCCCTCTGGATCATATTCAAGAGGGACATGGTGATCCGGCTCAAGAATGAGCTCGTCATGAACTCCTTCAAGACCATCGACGGGCGGGGCGCGAGCGTCCACATCAGCGACGGGCCCTGCATCACCATCCACTTCGCCACCAACATCATCATCCACGGCATCAACATCCACGACTGCAAGCAGAGCGGCAACGCCATGATAAGGGACTCCCCGGGGCACTACGGGTGGTGGACGGTGTCGGACGGCGACGGCGTGTCGATCTTCGACAGCAAGCACATATGGGTCGACCACTGCTCGCTGTCGAACTGCCGCGACGGGCTCATCGACGCCAACCACGGCTCGACCGCCATCACGATATCGAACAACTACATGACGCATCATGACAAGGTCATGCTCCTGGGGTCCAGCGACTCGTACACCCGGGACAAGGACATGCAAGTCACCGTTGCTTTCAACCATTTTGGAGAAGGGCTGGTGCAAAGGATGCCGAG ATGTAGGCTAGGGTATTTTCATGTGGTGAACAATGACTATACTCATTGGGAGATGTATGCAATTGGAGGGAGTGCATCTCCTACCATCTACAGCCAAGGCAACAGATTTCTTGCGCCTGATGACAGATCCAAAAAGGAG GTGACGAAGCACGAGAACGCGGGGGAGGGCGAGTGGAAAGATTGGAACTGGAGGTCCGAGGGCGACATGTTTTTGAACGGCGCCTTCTTCCGGCAGTCGGGGGCAGGCGCATCATCTAAGTACGCGAGGGCCTCCAGCCTCAGCGGGAGGCCGTCGTCAATGGTGGCTTCCATGACCTACACCGCCGGCGTGCTCAGCTGCAGGAAGGGCTCCCGGTGCTGA
- the LOC104422661 gene encoding LOW QUALITY PROTEIN: BAG family molecular chaperone regulator 2 (The sequence of the model RefSeq protein was modified relative to this genomic sequence to represent the inferred CDS: inserted 1 base in 1 codon), translating into MMKLRSKRFGRSSSKLGGNKGSPPVDRSCGGNMEIKWELRPGGMLVQKREESSGSESSGEGTVTVRVSTVAKWHDIPIEPTSTFGELKTILALVTGLEPGEQRLLFKGKERXDSEHLHMVGVKDKDKVLLLEDPAIKERKKLHGNSIASSQQIGNHPFRTISV; encoded by the exons atgatgAAGCTGAGGTCAAAGAGGTTCGGCAGGAGCAGCTCCAAGCTCGGCGGCAACAAGGGGTCGCCGCCGGTCGACAGGTCGTGCGGCGGCAACATGGAAATCAAGTGGGAGCTCAGGCCCGGGGGCATGCTCGTccagaagagagaggagagcagCGGGAGCgagagctccggcgagggcacgGTCACCGTCAGGGTCTCCACCGTCGCCAAGTGGCACGACATTCCCATCGAACCCACCTCCACCTTCG GGGAATTGAAGACGATACTGGCGCTGGTCACCGGCTTGGAACCGGGGGAGCAGCGGCTGCTGTtcaaagggaaggaga gagacagcgaGCACCTGCACATGGTTGGCGTCAAGGACAAGGACAAAGTGCTCTTGCTAGAAGATCCCGCCAtcaaagagaggaagaagctcCATGGAAATAGTATCGCGTCGAGTCAGCAAATAGGGAACCACCCATTTCGCACCATAAGCGTTTGA